Proteins encoded within one genomic window of Felis catus isolate Fca126 chromosome C1, F.catus_Fca126_mat1.0, whole genome shotgun sequence:
- the LOC101098881 gene encoding LOW QUALITY PROTEIN: selenoprotein W-like (The sequence of the model RefSeq protein was modified relative to this genomic sequence to represent the inferred CDS: substituted 1 base at 1 genomic stop codon), with translation MVLATXVIYCGAUSYKSKYLQHKKLEDELPRSLDICSKGTPQTTGFEVMVAGKLFHSKKGGDGYTDMESKFPKLVGAIRATLAQG, from the coding sequence ATGGTCCTTGCCACCTGAGTCATTTATTGTGGTGCTTGAAGCTACAAATCCAAGTACCTGCAGCACAAGAAGTTAGAAGATGAGCTCCCCAGAAGCCTGGACATCTGCAGCAAGGGGACTCCGCAGACCACCGGCTTTGAAGTGATGGTAGCAGGGAAGTTGTTTCACTCCAAGAAGGGAGGTGATGGCTACACGGACATGGAGAGTAAGTTTCCGAAGTTGGTGGGTGCGATCAGAGCCACCTTGGCTCAAGGCTAA